tggataataggatacctgtcaaatagagtatcctctgtcctttaccaaggcttcagaagtgattctaaagaaatgtctttaggtacactgcagggaggagttcttagtcccatgctatttaatattctgattaatgctctcctaaatgctctacctgcctcacctaaacatatagctataagctatgctgatgatatcatgatccatacaacagggcataagaagatgaataccattcttatgaagttcaagcaatttgtaatcgactaggcctcataatatcttcctctaaaacaaagatattaacaagcaaacgacatcccccacccatctatttgcagggtgaaatcattagctacgttaaaacttacagatatcttggtgtagatgtaccctttaacaaatccactataccacaactaaacaagaaatgtaaagctaggctaaatgctctcaaagctgttgctggctacaatcccaactatggtgcaaatgtgagaatcgtgagaatgatgtacatagcctatgttaggtccttaattgattatgctgctcccatgttgatattagctagagaaagttctctccgacccttggagttaatgcaaaatgaagctctcaggattattcttggctgtcccagatctacaaaagttcttaacatgaggaaggagcttggtatttctagtatcagtgataggattgttgaaattaacactgtactcggtattagaatgttgagaaacgaaccagacactgtcacagtgaatcttaccaagtgtctagaggtaaatacacacagatctaaatggattgtgaaaacgtgcaattgcattaagttttataacctgcatgaactgtatcactgtaggcaacaagagcatttcacccctccatggaagatgtgttcatttaatatcacatacctacaagtccctcccaagaagctcattgctagtaatcccttccttaaatctcttgttagagcaactgctcaagaagaaatttctcacctagctggtagtaacaagttatcacaagttatatacactgatggatctaaacaggagtcttctggcagggctgcatctgctcttgttgccacctccctagttaagaacgataataaatttgttgagttaggcataagaattaacaactgggcgtctacactgcaactgaattgtttgcaatcctaatggcgctaaagctaacctatgacactgagcttgactctatcatcattactgattctatgtcatcattgaaggctcttggctcatataatgactccaacaacatgctcattggggaagccaggtatagatactcaaaaattagggacaaaggaattaatgtacaattgctatggatcccatcacacattggattactccttcatgataaagttgatatgttagccaagaagagtatcgagaaggagaatgtagaatataactttggtataactgtgtctagcattaggaataatattaggagagaagtaaataatgaaaatgattgttataggaatgcagttagaagcctgagtagatctataacccactatgataacatgaacgtagataagtatgtttatggagcaacttgcaatgtgaacagactgactgatgttgtagtggccaggcttaggcttggttacaagtacttctggcagtttgggagacacacagatgatgatcaaactaaatgtaaattatgtgatcaggcatatggtcactctcttgaacactatgtgcttaattgtccacttattgaggaatacagagacagacagtataataacctatgtgacatgtcaagatatcttattaatgaaaataagataccagatatactaagcaaatttcctaaatttgcttgtaacagataagtgaactatagatatgtagatataaatccatatgtattcctgttaaccctttggggcctagttcctaggccttttgtgtatccatatgctctcgcgctaccgtccacaggatggatatggggtgcacaataaactagccacttcggtggcaaaatctaaaatctctaATGAACCCAGGTTATTGTTAATTTTCAAGGAAACAAAAAAACCATTGTGTGAAGAAACTGTCAGTATCTGCTAAGTTTATATAGACACAGGGACACACAAGTTCAAtcaacatacatagtgtaaattacctaggataacccccccccccaaaaaaaaaaataaaagtcaaAATGACTTATGGCTGGGAGAATCCAAATGCTGGGCAAAACATATCCTCACACTGAgctgtatatttttttattattatatcaaTAATCTCAAGTGTTAATCCTCCTGGTAACTTTTATATTGTCTGCAATacatgtatttaaaaaaaataatcactAGAACACTTTTTTTAAGACCCCatgacttttttttacatactttctacACTGCTACGGTTATACTATCGTAATCTTCTTTATAAAAAAATCTGCTAATAAAAACAAGTGAAAATATTTCACCCACCCATATTCTGTTTAAGTAAATAACCGGCACATTCGAGAAAAACTTATGACTATGTTtcagtcagacttggaccattaactaatccaagtgggaccgaaacgtcgttcaaAGTTTCTttcttccatgtgcgggttaattgtgtattgtccgtcatggtattgtgtctttttattctttattttctGTTTCTTGAATGCCTAACTTCTCTCTTTAACATCCTTTGGTTTTACACTAATTATTATTTTGGAGCAGGGCGGAGTTCCATTTTTTCATTTGactcctaaattattattatagggaagcgctaaacctgtacagctcatacactgcctgggtaatgggaggtaatcagtgtTTTTTGCCTACTAAATCACACCGAATTTTAGCTCTTGAAagacctctctctcttctccccaaATACattaactggagtttacctggagaaggttttgggggtcaacgcccccacggctcagtctgagaccaggcctcatggtggatcagggtctgcaTATAACATTATCAGAACCTACAAGTTTTACTACCTCTACTTCTGTCTAAAACTGCCTTTCTACCTGCAGTGTGCAAGAGATTACTCCTTACAAATAATATTTTGTGGTTGACAGATCCAGTGGGATGATATCATCGCGGAGCCGGAGGGACTGAGGACCCCTGACGCCTGCTGGAACTGTGCTAATCGCTGCTATGACAGAACCGAAGAGTGCTGCTATGTTTTCCTCGTTATCATCTTCGCTCCATTCATTGCATTCGCCAATGGGTGTCAGTTTGCCTGTCTAGCCTTCAACGTAAGTGTGGAGGAGACTAAGCATAGTAGAGGAAAGGAATATTCATTAATGTAAGTGTGGAGGAGACTAAGGCTAGATTAGGAAGGTAATATTCATCGTGAGGTGTATATAGTGTGAAGGCATTGAATTTGCACACTCTTGACAgacaaactacagtggacccccggttaacgatattttttcactctagaagtatgttcaggtgccagtactgaccgaatttgttcccataagaaatattgtgaagtagattagtccatttcagacccccaaacatacacgtacaaacgcacttacataattggtcacattcggaggtaatcgttatgcgggggtccactgtatattatgatGAAAGTGGGAGAGCAGTAGGACACAGGGTAACAGTGGACCTAAAAGAATACAGCCTAAATGGAATAAAATTTAGGCAACACACAAAAATAGATTAATGTAACAAGatttaattaataaataaattaatctttTTCTTGAATTACAAGACATGGGAGTGCGGTAGAGTTCCATACTGAAACtccgaaaaaaaaattaaaattcccTGCATCATCTCGTGACATAATGTATCCTGGACTCCACTGTGATACACATGGTTGTGGGCCTTATCAACAAACAACCTAGTTAACTAATGATTCTTAGGTATCAATGTAGGATGTACAGTACTTTTTTGACAGAGAGGAATTCTGAATCCCTTCTCTACACTGTTCTCTTTTGAATGACAAGTTACTTACCTTATCAATGTTGATAGATGAAGTATTCAGGATAGATACTATGTAAGAGCATTGTAACCTTAGGTGCTGTTCACATGTGGATGTCAGACCAAACTGACTCTCCTTCAcctccacattattattataatcatggaagagcgctaaacccataggattatacagcgcatgtggggggatatGGAAGACATTCAGGGAACTCGAGCAcctatccaattccctagatcaagagcccctcaccagcatcaaggaacctcccttgaggggttcatTTCCACAATAGCAGGAATTTAGTAGCATTACATTAAGGGTCTTTATATTTATATCCATAATTTCAAAACTACGAAATATCGGTAATTTTTTGCCAATTTATACAATATTAGAATGCGTTTACGTTATTCATGTTAAAATAAACAGCTTAACTGTGCACATCATGATGTTCCTCATTTAGGCTCGTTCACTTATGCATGATGGCCAGAAGGGTCAAAATATACATTTGTTAATACACAGAAAGTCCATGAGCAGGTACTGTTTTATGCATGGGAATGTGTTGACATATAACCTGTAATGTGACATATTATTTGTATTCATGGGAAAGCGTCTAAGCTGTAAGGGTCACAGCACCTTGGAATGGTATATATTTAGATTTGATCTTAGAAAGATGGTAACTACATTTCCTTGGCTCCAAagccttcatcagcatcaagataTGCCTCTCAGAGGGGCAGAGTAATACTACCATCATTCATATATCAAGTCTTTTTTTATTATAGATTACATTACGATATCCGAAATATTGCAAATTAACATAAGAATTTCAAATTAAGCTTTTCTCGGTATTGGTATTTCTAATCAGCAGACATTTCCCATATAAATAAATCACACAAGTTGCCTATGGACAAATCTTACTGAGAAATCTCTAAGAAAGTTTctctaggtacaggtacacacaaatacagtaacACAATTATCAtccatagtaacatatgtgtaaattgccTAGGACAACCCAGGAAaagtcacagtgacttatttccaggagATTTGTCCTGTGATCGAGCCACGAAGACCACAATCTTCAGAACCATcaacaagtaatgtatacacataaTAACCATATATCTAATATTACCCTTCACTGCAAAAGAAAAATATCTGACCAAAACCATCCTCTCCTAACAGCAAGTGTGGTGTGTTGGACCGTGTTTGCGATGCTGGAAGATCAATTGTGCCACCATCAGGAAGTACTGGGAGACATGTCTGGTTGCACTCTGCAGTCCAGTGGCTGAGATGTGTGGCTTGATCTTCTCCAAGGCTTATGTGCGCTACCAGAGGCTCCCGGATGGCAGTGCTACTCAAAGTAGCGACTATTTCAATGTTTGAACTCTGGTCTCGCTACTGCAGAAGGTCGCTTTAGGGAAGCTGTGGACGAATGTCGGCCAAACCCTACTTGATGACGAGGACCACCAGCTACTAAGAAATACAAAAATAATACTTTGGAAAGAAAATATACAGTTGTGCAGGGAAAAATGTTTACTAATATAACAAATTGGTCCATTACTGCAGTTAATTTAATCAACATGATCAATGTAACTTCTGATGTATATATTTCCGATGCAACACTGAAATGGATTTTGCATTCTTAAGACGGAACAGATTATTTATAACAGACTAAGCTTAATATACAGTTTGGTCTTGTAATATGCTCTGTACACTGCTATACTAGACCAAGCTTAAAACACACTTTGGTCTATGATAGCCGCTGGATACATAAGCATTACTCATGTTCCTGTGTTTCCACTCGCTGTATTAAAGGAAACATCTAAGATAATGTAGGCTATTGATAGAGTTGCATACATTATTTTGTGAAATTTATGAATtttatattaaatttttgtaTCTAGTATTGATCATCCAGTCTTTACTTATAAAATAAAGAATATTTTACTTGGATCAGAATGTCGTACTGCTACAGTAGTAAAGAAAAAAATTCCTGAACAAGAATTTTTTGGAAAataacgtttcactctgtgtaatgctttatcaagtcatagaCAAGGAGGAACGTTGCATCAGTAAACGCTTGTTCTGCAACACGTCTTTACTATTTGACTTGCATAACCAACAGTTAGTAGATTTTGGGTTACACTCATAATACATACTAGTAAACATGGAGGACAGTAAAAAAAGAAAAGCATTTATTTATTAATGTTTAGTTTCCATATTAACATTTTCTTCCTTTTATGTCGTTTTAAAACTCAATCCACCATTGACtcattatattttaatatattctCTCTTTTTAATACTGTTTTTGTCAGAATAGATTTATAGCAGTGGAAGCAGGTTGCAAATGTCTTTTGTTGATGCTAAGTAAAACATGCAATAGTAGAGAATAAAAGCCAGAGTACCCTTAGTTATGTAAACTACACACGTTCCTGTTCATGTAAAACGGCAAAGGTGGATGGGCTACCTTTTTTAATCTGCTTTCTCCTGGTACTGTATCTACTCAATGTTTCTATATAATTCTCCTCCTTACAAGGGCAATGGTTAAAGATCCATCCTCATCCTTACAAGGGCTATAGTGAAGATCCTTCCCTAACCTTACAAGGGCTATAGTTAAAAGATGCTTCCTCATTCTTACAAGGGCTAGTTATAGATCCTTCCTCATCCTTACAAGGGCTAGCTATAGCTCCTTCCTCATCCTTACAAGGGCTAGCTATAGATCCTTCCTCATCCTTACAGGGGCTAGTTATAGATCCTTCCTCATCCTTACAGGGGTGATAGATAAAGATCCTTCCTCATCCTTACAAGGGCTATTAAAGATCCTTCCTCATCCTTACAAGGGCTATAAAGATCTTCATCCATACAAGGGATATAGTTAAAGATATTTCCTCTCCTTACCAGTACTAAGTATTATCCTTTCCTTACCAGTACTAAGTATTATCCTTTCCTTACCAGTACTAAGCATGACCAAGAACGGACCATTAGACCAGCTCGCTTCCACTGCGTAAATATTGCACAGTTATAGAAGATTAATGTGCCCTCCAGATGCatttgagacaaaaaaaaattatttttacacAAAAATCACAATGTTGTGATTTGTATTCATGTACAAACttatttaagtgtgtgtgtgtgtgtgtgatgtgtgttacaCTTAGAATGATAATTACTTGTAGTAATAGTAGACATAGTTTCTTATATAtctgtctaatatatatatatatatatatatatatatatatatatatatatatatatatatatatatatatatatatatatatattatataccatCTGTGATGTAACTACAGGATAGCGAGATTAGAATCTCGTTATTTTCATTCATGTTATTGTTCACAGTTATgctctccctttccttggatccaaGCTGATTACCTTGCATGCCTATATGCTACTTTAGTGCTTCACCACTAATATAACATAATCAGGAATTCTAAAAATATTTACTCTtagatatgtatacatatactaaTTTTCGTGATAGCTGTATTCTCacggctattattattattattcactggAAGCCCTGAAACCTTGAGGGTcattacagcacctggggaatggaaggtaatcagctGTGAGCCAAGGAAATGTAAAGGAACTcagattctttggatcaagaacttTTCAATGGTGCAACACCAGTTGTTAGAGGCTCCTAGAGTGTTAGTGTATCTTAGTGTAATACAGTTATGTGTTAACTCTTGTGCTGGTGAGAATGTCACCATTATGTGAACTAATGTGTAATGTTGGTAGGTCATGTTTTGTTAATTGTGTCTTAACAGCAGGGTACTATTATGAAGTAATTTGATACATTAATTATGTATTTAGAATCCCTTACACTGTGATATAGCACATACAGGCAGGTCctgctcatacagcaggttaggttccggactactgctgtaaagcgaaaatcactgtaagtgaaacatagcctttttttcactttcaaatgcataaaaAAGTctggtaacatgtttacactataatatagcctctcttcacttaacgacagagtcggtaaatgaatttaacgctaagtgaggagcatactataatggtagtgggtttgtgtcaaccatctttgatattgttataaTGTCATttttgcactatttataacatatctgttttttttttaaatgtttatacagtagtgtactgtatattgtaataaacaggatAGAGgatatcagctctaatatacattatttaggcatgcatactggtcagagagtctGTTGTAAGTCTGAggcgttggtaaacgagtacatagctaagcgaggagaggctgtatattaagtgagcaatagagctaggcctaaaaatttatatatagttacacacattacttaaaatattttcatccttagtttatagtgaatggtgaatatgtttattgtaggaagtctgaattaaTGAAAAATTGGTATAATCAAGAAATGTTGCATTTACAAAATGCTGTAAACTGAAGTGCTGTAAAATGGGGCCGgcctttatgtatgtatgtatgtatgtatgtgtatacagtggtccctcgttgtttgtaattaatccgttcctggagccgttactataaacgaaatttacgatttacgaatcaatttttcccataagaaataatgtaaatacaattaatccgttcctgacacccagaagtattaaaacaaacaaaattttaacatgaaatatacatgtagtacataaacaatacaatgggaaatgatgaatgaaacattaacagcataacacttacctttattggagattcttcttagtgtatgggagactggaggaggagagagagtggattgtttatagtttggaaggggaatccccttccatcaacacctcaggtaccatttgcttttctggggttgcttctcttctctgtttcttaatgccactaggaccaccttgagagtcactggagtcctgtctcacaaaatagctgtggagagagctctgtttctggcgtctctttaacacttccctaaaatggcccaagactttgtcactgtacatgttgccaacctggcttgcaacaaccttgttagggtgatgtttctccataaagctttccatcttaccccacatagtaaaaatctctttaatttctgaagaaggcaccttcttccatctctcttcctcctcctctgcagcaagattctgagctgcgatgtgttgctcttcctgctgaagctcttgcagctcctcagtggtgagctcttcattgtggtcttccaccaattcttccacatcctccaaactcacatccaaccccatggaactccccagtgccacaattgattttacaacagacataggctcattagggtcagtcccaaatccttcaaaatccctcttgtcaacacaatctggccacaattttctcc
The window above is part of the Cherax quadricarinatus isolate ZL_2023a chromosome 60, ASM3850222v1, whole genome shotgun sequence genome. Proteins encoded here:
- the LOC128694399 gene encoding caveolin-1-like isoform X3 → MGGGTPSFAMNSRDPNNINSHIQIQWDDIIAEPEGLRTPDACWNCANRCYDRTEECCYVFLVIIFAPFIAFANGCQFACLAFNQVWCVGPCLRCWKINCATIRKYWETCLVALCSPVAEMCGLIFSKAYVRYQRLPDGSATQSSDYFNV
- the LOC128694399 gene encoding caveolin-2-like isoform X1 — its product is MIEDSEVTSVYGPVDPNKLEGEESSHHQENKKDSAKEKKRKGNRMGGGTPSFAMNSRDPNNINSHIQIQWDDIIAEPEGLRTPDACWNCANRCYDRTEECCYVFLVIIFAPFIAFANGCQFACLAFNQVWCVGPCLRCWKINCATIRKYWETCLVALCSPVAEMCGLIFSKAYVRYQRLPDGSATQSSDYFNV
- the LOC128694399 gene encoding caveolin-2-like isoform X2, with product MLVEGPVDPNKLEGEESSHHQENKKDSAKEKKRKGNRMGGGTPSFAMNSRDPNNINSHIQIQWDDIIAEPEGLRTPDACWNCANRCYDRTEECCYVFLVIIFAPFIAFANGCQFACLAFNQVWCVGPCLRCWKINCATIRKYWETCLVALCSPVAEMCGLIFSKAYVRYQRLPDGSATQSSDYFNV